The proteins below come from a single Stutzerimonas stutzeri RCH2 genomic window:
- a CDS encoding acyltransferase family protein, giving the protein MQERNVWVDYAKAIGIILVVYGHVARGVFNAGLPMDEAEFVLVDSIIYSFHMPLFFFLSGLFFFDSLQKRGRGGLIVNKVDTIVYPFIVWSLLQGLFEVGMSNYTNGQVTLVEVFSLLWMPRAQFWFLYALFLVFVVCTFLYARADRRYFLPFVVLFGVLFVFQQELTVNQMTRFILGNTVFFALGVWFNEVKAFFLARHTQLTLFFGVLFVVGQYLFHVTFGMNYVDGGLPVLALATVSIFFMIALSMWLGQFRVDWFLFIGASSMTIYLMHILAGSGVRVILSKFLGIDSIAAHLIIGTLIGIAAPLLAQVIIDRFKLHFLLTPPKRISASHLRMRRAMA; this is encoded by the coding sequence ATGCAGGAGAGAAACGTTTGGGTTGATTATGCCAAGGCGATCGGGATTATCCTCGTTGTCTACGGGCATGTCGCACGAGGTGTCTTCAATGCGGGGCTACCAATGGATGAGGCCGAGTTCGTATTGGTAGACAGCATCATCTACAGCTTTCACATGCCGCTGTTCTTCTTCCTTTCAGGGTTGTTCTTCTTCGATTCGCTGCAGAAGCGTGGGCGCGGCGGTCTGATTGTTAACAAAGTCGACACGATCGTTTATCCATTTATTGTCTGGTCGCTACTGCAGGGGTTGTTCGAGGTTGGAATGTCCAACTATACGAATGGGCAGGTTACCCTGGTCGAGGTCTTCTCGCTGCTGTGGATGCCAAGAGCTCAGTTCTGGTTCCTTTACGCGCTATTTCTGGTTTTCGTCGTCTGTACCTTCCTTTATGCGCGCGCCGACCGTCGGTATTTTCTGCCGTTCGTAGTGCTTTTTGGTGTGCTGTTCGTATTCCAGCAGGAGCTGACGGTCAACCAGATGACCCGTTTCATTCTAGGGAACACGGTGTTCTTTGCGTTGGGGGTCTGGTTCAACGAGGTTAAAGCCTTCTTCTTAGCGCGCCACACCCAGCTGACTTTGTTTTTCGGTGTTTTGTTCGTGGTCGGGCAGTATCTATTCCACGTTACGTTTGGCATGAATTACGTCGATGGTGGCCTGCCAGTGCTGGCGCTCGCCACGGTATCCATTTTCTTCATGATTGCGTTGTCGATGTGGCTTGGTCAGTTCCGAGTCGACTGGTTCCTGTTCATCGGCGCTTCATCGATGACGATTTATCTGATGCACATTCTGGCGGGCAGCGGCGTCCGCGTGATACTCAGCAAGTTCCTCGGTATCGACTCGATTGCTGCGCATCTCATAATCGGAACGTTGATAGGTATCGCCGCCCCGCTATTGGCGCAGGTCATTATCGACCGCTTCAAGCTGCATTTTCTGCTCACGCCGCCCAAGCGAATCTCCGCATCCCATCTGCGCATGCGAAGGGCGATGGCATAG
- a CDS encoding I78 family peptidase inhibitor, with protein MHLPKLSIPTLLAATVLSAGCQSTASAPTGFSEAPNACNAEAVRNLIGKTATPALLEEAKSRSGADTARILGPNDIVTLEYDSRRLNINTDAGMTIERISCG; from the coding sequence GTGCACCTACCCAAACTGTCCATCCCTACGCTGCTGGCGGCGACAGTACTTTCGGCCGGCTGCCAATCCACGGCCTCAGCGCCAACAGGGTTTAGCGAGGCACCGAACGCTTGCAACGCCGAAGCGGTGCGCAATCTCATAGGCAAAACAGCGACGCCCGCATTATTGGAAGAAGCCAAGAGTCGGTCAGGAGCGGATACCGCGCGCATACTCGGGCCCAACGATATCGTCACGCTCGAATATGACTCTAGACGCCTGAACATCAATACCGACGCAGGCATGACAATAGAGCGAATCAGCTGCGGTTAG